The following coding sequences are from one Streptomyces sp. NBC_01294 window:
- a CDS encoding SAV_6107 family HEPN domain-containing protein, which yields MATPSPSPVHPVLRKSTAPPAALDLLAKARSGLAEAARLTRPNERYATAHLAALRTAAAVLAARGRPEPVSPRRPRIRSAWEVLPEIAPELAEWSALFASGADRRARAEAGIADAATCRDADDLVRAVAMFLRLVERMLAVRTPSPHLPQALPEPRAERPDVG from the coding sequence ATGGCCACACCGTCCCCGTCCCCTGTCCACCCCGTCCTGCGCAAGTCGACGGCCCCACCGGCCGCCCTCGACCTGCTCGCGAAGGCCCGCAGCGGCCTGGCCGAGGCCGCCCGGCTGACCCGCCCCAACGAGCGCTACGCCACCGCCCACCTCGCCGCGCTGCGCACCGCCGCGGCCGTGCTCGCCGCGCGCGGGCGGCCCGAACCGGTGAGCCCGCGGCGGCCGCGGATCCGCAGCGCGTGGGAGGTGCTGCCGGAGATAGCGCCGGAGCTGGCCGAGTGGAGCGCGCTGTTCGCCTCCGGCGCCGACCGCCGGGCGCGGGCGGAGGCGGGCATAGCGGACGCGGCAACCTGCCGTGACGCGGACGATCTGGTGCGCGCCGTCGCCATGTTCCTGCGCCTGGTGGAGCGGATGCTCGCCGTCCGGACGCCGTCCCCGCACCTGCCGCAGGCCCTGCCGGAGCCGCGGGCGGAGCGCCCGGACGTGGGATGA
- a CDS encoding ATP-binding cassette domain-containing protein: protein MDSPHGAAVKAEDFGLKGPRGWAFRGVGIDAAPGSLIAVEGPSGSGRTCLLLALTGRMKATRGHAEIGGHRLPKRMAAVRRIAALGPVPGVNDLDQSLTVAEQLREGALLQRRYDAPVRALLKPRAERRAGAAARIDAALAAAGLDLDTLPKGARTSVRDLERLEAVRLSVAIALLGSPRLLALDDLDLKLSDTERTEAWTLLRSIAAGGTTVLAVCSEAPADAVVLRTCLKESDGPDEPATAPPAPRGDAADARKVTWGTSTKSDPDVDADADADADADQGPDDDADADADGEDVTGTEGDTGTDDADADAEDTSTDTDTDTENDDTKGADDALAEAGRA from the coding sequence GTGGACAGCCCGCACGGCGCGGCCGTCAAAGCCGAGGACTTCGGACTCAAGGGCCCGCGCGGCTGGGCCTTCCGAGGAGTCGGCATCGACGCGGCGCCCGGCTCGCTCATCGCGGTCGAAGGCCCCTCCGGCAGCGGCCGGACCTGTCTGCTCCTTGCTCTCACCGGGCGGATGAAGGCCACCCGGGGGCACGCCGAGATCGGCGGCCACCGGCTGCCGAAGAGGATGGCCGCCGTACGCCGGATTGCCGCCCTCGGCCCGGTCCCCGGGGTCAACGACCTCGACCAGTCCCTCACGGTCGCCGAACAGCTGCGCGAGGGCGCCCTGCTCCAGCGCCGCTACGACGCCCCGGTCCGCGCCCTGCTGAAGCCGCGGGCCGAGCGCCGCGCCGGCGCCGCGGCCCGGATCGACGCCGCCCTGGCCGCCGCCGGACTGGACCTCGACACGCTGCCCAAGGGGGCGCGTACCTCCGTACGGGACCTGGAACGCCTGGAGGCCGTACGGCTGTCCGTGGCCATCGCCCTGCTGGGCTCACCGCGGCTGCTGGCCCTCGACGACCTCGACCTCAAGCTCTCGGACACCGAACGCACCGAGGCCTGGACGCTGCTCCGCTCGATCGCCGCCGGCGGGACCACCGTCCTCGCGGTGTGCAGCGAGGCGCCCGCCGACGCGGTGGTCCTGCGGACCTGCCTCAAGGAGTCGGACGGCCCGGACGAGCCCGCCACGGCGCCGCCGGCCCCGCGGGGCGACGCGGCCGACGCCCGGAAGGTCACGTGGGGGACCTCCACGAAGAGCGACCCGGACGTGGACGCGGACGCGGATGCGGATGCGGATGCGGACCAGGGTCCGGACGACGACGCGGACGCGGACGCTGACGGCGAGGACGTCACCGGCACCGAAGGTGACACCGGCACGGACGACGCCGACGCCGACGCCGAGGACACCAGCACCGACACCGACACCGACACCGAGAACGACGACACGAAGGGGGCGGACGATGCGCTCGCCGAAGCTGGCCGCGCTTGA
- a CDS encoding YhgE/Pip domain-containing protein, translated as MRSPKLAALELKRFGRGKLPRAALVALLLLPLLYGALYLWSFWDPYSRLDKVPVALVNADRGATVDGKQVDAGGEITEKLRDSKAFEWHEVSAKQAAKGLENGTYYLTLTMPADFSEKITSSSGDDPTTGALQVRTNDANNYVVGSISRSVFSEVRSAASANASRGFLDKIFVNFSDLHDKTAEAADGADKLKDGAGKAKDGAKELADGLDTAEEKSGELNSGLKKLNSAAAKLETGSKDVADGTQALADKVNGAADKARPFVKDPKNLADTAGLVADSAKVVNDHLAAFVEKAPAAASVAKKASTGADAYYTRHCVTPGAEPHLASCPDLKTVKDDAAKAAELAGEVSTLAKSASGDVARLRTQLTDLEKKARELVDKAPQLAGDLDAAVAKVNALNTGAHKVATGMAQLHTGLGSAASGSGALSDGVGKLGDGAHRLDSGMYKLVDGSGELAGGLHEGAGKIPDYDQQQRDTRTEVMADPIKLANQSLHKAPNYGTGFAPYFIPLSLWVGAMVAYMLIAPMNRRALSAGASPWRIALAGWLPVVGIGTAQVALLMSVLHWAPDLGLELAHPALTIGFLLLVTACFAAIIQWLNAKFGAAGRILVLAVLMLQLTSAGGTYPVQTSPDFFNAIHPYLPMSYVVESLRRLITGGDLGPVWEGFAVLTAFTVGALALTALAARGKQVWTMDRLHPELSL; from the coding sequence ATGCGCTCGCCGAAGCTGGCCGCGCTTGAGCTGAAGCGGTTCGGGCGGGGGAAGCTGCCCCGGGCCGCTCTCGTCGCGCTGCTCCTGCTGCCGCTGCTCTACGGAGCCCTGTACCTCTGGTCCTTCTGGGACCCGTACAGCCGTCTGGACAAGGTGCCCGTCGCCCTCGTCAACGCCGACCGCGGCGCGACCGTCGACGGCAAGCAGGTGGACGCGGGGGGTGAGATCACCGAGAAGCTCCGCGACAGCAAGGCCTTCGAGTGGCACGAGGTGAGCGCCAAGCAGGCGGCCAAGGGCCTGGAGAACGGCACGTACTACCTGACCCTGACCATGCCGGCGGACTTCAGCGAGAAGATCACCTCCAGCTCGGGCGACGACCCCACCACCGGGGCCCTCCAGGTGCGCACCAACGACGCCAACAACTACGTCGTCGGCTCCATCTCGCGCTCCGTCTTCTCCGAGGTCCGCTCCGCGGCGTCCGCCAACGCCTCCCGCGGCTTCCTCGACAAGATCTTCGTCAACTTCTCCGACCTGCACGACAAGACGGCCGAGGCCGCCGACGGCGCCGACAAGCTCAAGGACGGCGCGGGCAAGGCCAAGGACGGCGCGAAGGAACTCGCCGACGGCCTCGACACCGCCGAGGAGAAGTCCGGCGAGCTCAACAGCGGCCTGAAGAAGCTCAACTCGGCCGCGGCCAAGCTGGAGACCGGCTCGAAGGACGTCGCGGACGGCACCCAGGCCCTCGCCGACAAGGTCAACGGGGCCGCAGACAAGGCCCGTCCCTTCGTCAAGGACCCCAAGAACCTGGCGGACACCGCCGGACTGGTCGCCGACAGCGCGAAGGTGGTCAACGACCACCTCGCCGCGTTCGTCGAGAAGGCCCCGGCCGCCGCCTCCGTCGCCAAGAAGGCCTCCACCGGCGCGGACGCGTACTACACCAGGCACTGCGTCACCCCCGGCGCCGAACCGCACCTCGCCTCCTGCCCCGACCTGAAGACGGTCAAGGACGACGCGGCCAAGGCCGCCGAACTCGCCGGGGAGGTCAGCACCCTGGCCAAGAGCGCGAGCGGCGACGTCGCCAGGCTCCGCACCCAGCTGACCGACCTGGAGAAGAAGGCCCGCGAGCTCGTCGACAAGGCCCCCCAGCTCGCAGGCGACCTCGACGCGGCCGTCGCCAAGGTCAACGCCCTCAACACCGGTGCCCACAAGGTCGCCACCGGCATGGCCCAGCTGCACACCGGCCTCGGCTCCGCCGCCAGCGGCTCCGGCGCCCTCAGCGACGGCGTCGGCAAGCTCGGCGACGGCGCCCACCGCCTCGACAGCGGCATGTACAAGCTCGTCGACGGCAGCGGCGAGCTCGCCGGCGGCCTGCACGAGGGCGCCGGGAAGATCCCCGACTACGACCAGCAGCAGCGCGACACGCGCACCGAGGTCATGGCCGACCCGATCAAGCTCGCCAACCAGTCCCTGCACAAGGCGCCCAACTACGGCACCGGCTTCGCCCCGTACTTCATCCCGCTGTCCCTGTGGGTCGGCGCGATGGTCGCCTACATGCTGATCGCGCCCATGAACCGGCGTGCCCTGTCCGCGGGCGCCTCGCCCTGGCGGATCGCCCTCGCCGGCTGGCTGCCCGTGGTGGGGATCGGCACCGCCCAGGTCGCCCTGCTGATGTCCGTGCTCCACTGGGCTCCGGACCTCGGCCTGGAGCTGGCCCACCCGGCCCTCACCATCGGCTTCCTGCTGCTGGTCACCGCCTGCTTCGCGGCGATCATCCAGTGGCTCAACGCCAAGTTCGGGGCGGCCGGGCGGATCCTGGTCCTCGCCGTCCTGATGCTCCAGCTGACCTCGGCGGGCGGCACCTACCCCGTGCAGACCAGCCCGGACTTCTTCAACGCCATCCACCCCTACCTGCCGATGTCGTACGTGGTCGAGAGCCTGCGCCGCCTCATCACCGGCGGTGACCTCGGCCCGGTGTGGGAGGGCTTCGCGGTCCTGACGGCCTTCACGGTCGGAGCCCTCGCCCTGACCGCGCTCGCCGCCCGCGGCAAGCAGGTGTGGACCATGGACCGACTGCACCCGGAACTGAGCCTGTAG
- a CDS encoding TetR/AcrR family transcriptional regulator, giving the protein MESSSTGTGAGGGRRQATRQKLYEAAVTLIAEQGFSATTVEEIAERAGVAKGTVYYNFASKNDLFEELLRHGVGLLTVSLRTAAEETEARGGSRVEALDAMIRAGLVFIDRYPAFTQLYVAELWRTNRAWQSTLMVVRQEAVAVVEKVLREGVERGELSAEIDVPLTAAAMVGMVLVAALDWQSFQSERSLDDVHSALSLLLRGRVSGNR; this is encoded by the coding sequence ATGGAAAGCAGCAGCACCGGTACGGGTGCCGGCGGGGGTCGCCGCCAGGCCACTCGGCAGAAGCTCTACGAAGCGGCCGTGACCCTCATCGCCGAACAGGGCTTCTCCGCGACCACGGTCGAGGAGATCGCCGAGCGGGCGGGCGTCGCGAAGGGCACCGTCTACTACAACTTCGCGAGCAAGAACGACCTCTTCGAGGAGCTCCTGCGGCACGGCGTGGGGCTGCTCACGGTCTCGCTGCGGACGGCGGCGGAGGAGACGGAGGCGCGCGGCGGCAGCCGCGTCGAGGCCCTCGACGCGATGATCCGCGCGGGGCTCGTCTTCATCGACCGGTACCCGGCCTTCACCCAGCTCTACGTCGCCGAGCTGTGGCGGACCAACCGTGCATGGCAGTCCACGCTGATGGTGGTCCGCCAGGAGGCGGTGGCCGTCGTGGAGAAGGTGCTGCGCGAGGGCGTCGAGCGCGGTGAGCTGAGCGCGGAGATCGACGTGCCGCTCACCGCGGCCGCGATGGTCGGGATGGTGCTGGTGGCCGCGCTGGACTGGCAGTCCTTCCAGAGCGAGCGGTCCCTGGACGACGTCCACTCGGCGCTGTCGCTGCTGCTGCGGGGCCGGGTCAGCGGCAACCGCTGA
- a CDS encoding transglutaminase family protein, whose translation MSGRAKLTVFAALATLLTSWSLSPLVESTAWLLHAAVLLIVQSAVGAGCRRVPLARSLTVAAQLLVSLLLLVFLFAGKGESDGDGPLAYLVTDFGALFGQGVKDVGEFAIPAPLTDGIRLLLVSGVLLIGLLVDTLAVTARTAAAAGLPLLALYSVAAGLSGGGKASWVSFLLAGCGYLMMLLAEGRDRLAQWGRVFGAAPRGRGAADSGLSSGGGQATAPVRFGRRIGAITLGLALAVPMALPALGGGLLGGNQEDAESGAAGGTISAVNPLVSLQSNLNAQDNRVVLKYRTDNPQQSEQYLRIVALDEFNGVKWEASGRALVDVPKRMPEPPGLGGPVRGSASEVRTNITAADTFTQRYLPMPYPATSVEIGGKWRFEPVGRTLVGDQLGRDRFQNVQGSAYTVRSLLLNPTAQQLQSAPAPDPQIRDEYTKVPDNLPQVVAETARRVTQGSKDDYTRAVKLQDFFAVSGGFRYNTRTASGTGSQAVARFLEDKEGFCVHFAFSMAAMSRTLGIPARVAVGFTPGEKQSDGSVNVSMRDAHAWPELYFEGVGWTRFEPTPRSGINVPDYSRAQTPTAQPSAPAPLPSQGAAQPSAAPSSTADECPPSMKKLGECGAAAPTQSTPHDDGPSVTAVLGWAAAVMAVLGVPLLPLLWRTRLRARRLGTGEVLTAWRELGDTAWDVGVVPDEALSPRRAASRVVDLGGLELDATEAVHRVAGAVERALYAPQGAEVSYAGLADDVLLARAGLLAAVGRPARLRALLLPRSAARLAWAAAARWSALASTVSTRLTTLRLRLPLRNRG comes from the coding sequence ATGAGCGGGCGCGCGAAACTGACGGTCTTCGCGGCGCTGGCGACGCTGCTCACCTCGTGGTCGCTGAGCCCCCTGGTGGAGTCGACGGCCTGGCTGCTCCACGCGGCGGTGCTGCTGATCGTGCAGAGCGCGGTCGGGGCCGGCTGCCGGCGGGTGCCGCTGGCCCGGTCGCTGACCGTGGCCGCGCAGCTGCTGGTGTCGCTGCTGCTGCTCGTGTTCCTCTTCGCCGGCAAGGGCGAGTCCGACGGGGACGGGCCGCTGGCCTACCTGGTGACGGACTTCGGAGCGCTGTTCGGGCAGGGCGTCAAGGACGTGGGCGAGTTCGCGATCCCCGCCCCGCTGACGGACGGCATCCGGCTGCTGCTGGTGTCCGGGGTCCTGCTGATCGGGCTGCTGGTGGACACCCTGGCGGTGACGGCACGGACGGCCGCGGCGGCCGGACTGCCGCTGCTCGCCCTGTACTCGGTGGCCGCGGGCCTGTCGGGCGGCGGGAAGGCCTCCTGGGTCTCCTTCCTGCTGGCGGGCTGCGGCTACCTGATGATGCTGCTGGCCGAAGGACGGGACCGGCTCGCGCAGTGGGGCCGGGTCTTCGGCGCGGCCCCGCGCGGCCGGGGCGCGGCCGACTCCGGCCTCAGCAGCGGCGGCGGGCAGGCGACGGCCCCGGTGCGGTTCGGCCGGCGGATCGGCGCGATCACGCTGGGCCTGGCGCTGGCCGTGCCGATGGCGCTGCCGGCGCTCGGCGGCGGCCTGCTGGGCGGCAACCAGGAGGACGCCGAGAGCGGCGCCGCGGGCGGGACGATCTCGGCGGTCAACCCGCTGGTCTCCCTGCAGAGCAACCTGAACGCGCAGGACAACCGCGTCGTGTTGAAGTACCGGACGGACAACCCGCAGCAGAGCGAGCAGTACCTGCGGATCGTGGCGCTGGACGAGTTCAACGGCGTCAAGTGGGAGGCGTCCGGGCGGGCCCTGGTCGACGTGCCGAAGCGGATGCCCGAGCCGCCCGGGCTCGGCGGCCCGGTCCGCGGCAGCGCCTCGGAGGTGCGCACCAACATCACGGCGGCGGACACCTTCACCCAGCGCTACCTCCCCATGCCGTACCCGGCGACGTCGGTGGAGATCGGCGGGAAGTGGCGGTTCGAGCCCGTCGGCCGGACGCTGGTCGGCGACCAGCTGGGCAGGGACAGGTTCCAGAACGTCCAGGGCTCGGCGTACACCGTGCGGAGCCTGCTGCTGAACCCGACGGCGCAGCAGCTGCAGAGCGCGCCGGCGCCGGACCCGCAGATCCGGGACGAGTACACGAAGGTCCCGGACAATCTGCCGCAGGTGGTCGCCGAGACGGCCCGCCGGGTGACGCAGGGGTCGAAGGACGACTACACGCGAGCGGTGAAGCTGCAGGACTTCTTCGCCGTGAGCGGCGGCTTCCGCTACAACACGAGGACGGCCTCGGGTACGGGTTCGCAGGCGGTCGCCCGGTTCCTCGAGGACAAGGAGGGCTTCTGCGTCCACTTCGCGTTCTCGATGGCGGCGATGTCCCGCACGCTGGGCATCCCGGCGCGGGTGGCCGTGGGCTTCACGCCCGGCGAGAAGCAGTCGGACGGCAGCGTGAACGTCTCGATGCGGGACGCGCACGCCTGGCCCGAGCTGTACTTCGAGGGCGTGGGCTGGACGCGGTTCGAGCCGACGCCCCGGTCCGGCATCAACGTGCCGGACTACTCGCGGGCGCAGACGCCGACGGCCCAGCCGTCCGCGCCGGCCCCGCTGCCCTCGCAGGGTGCGGCGCAGCCGTCGGCGGCGCCGTCGTCGACGGCCGACGAGTGCCCGCCGTCGATGAAGAAGCTCGGCGAGTGCGGGGCGGCCGCGCCCACGCAGAGCACGCCGCACGACGACGGGCCGTCGGTGACGGCGGTCCTCGGCTGGGCGGCGGCCGTGATGGCGGTGCTGGGCGTGCCGCTGCTGCCGCTGCTGTGGCGTACCCGGCTGCGGGCTCGCCGCCTGGGGACCGGGGAGGTCCTGACGGCCTGGCGGGAACTGGGCGACACCGCCTGGGACGTGGGCGTGGTCCCGGACGAGGCGCTGTCCCCGCGCCGGGCGGCGAGCCGGGTCGTCGACCTGGGCGGCCTGGAGCTGGACGCCACGGAGGCGGTGCACCGGGTCGCGGGTGCGGTGGAACGGGCCCTGTACGCGCCTCAGGGTGCGGAGGTCTCGTACGCGGGGCTGGCGGACGACGTGCTGCTGGCCCGCGCGGGGCTGCTGGCCGCGGTGGGCCGTCCGGCCCGGCTGCGGGCGCTGCTGCTGCCGCGCTCGGCGGCCCGTCTCGCCTGGGCGGCGGCGGCCCGGTGGTCGGCACTGGCCTCGACGGTCTCCACCCGCCTGACCACCCTCCGCCTGCGCCTCCCCCTGCGAAACCGCGGCTGA
- a CDS encoding DUF58 domain-containing protein, producing MSAAAPRGAGGAGDGGGLRASLSGLTTRGRSFLAAGIAAAACAYVLGQGELLRVGLLLILLPLICVYALHRTRYRVSGSRRLSPDRVPAGAEARVQLRMDNVSRLPTGLLMLQDRVPYVLGPRPRFVLDRVEPGGRREVSYRVRSDLRGRYPLGPLQLRLTDPFGLVELTRSFSTYDTLTVIPRTEPLPPVRLTGESNGYGDGSRRSLALAGDDDVIPRGYRRGDDLRRVHWRSTARYGELMVRREEQPQRSRATVLLDTRRLAYDGAGPDSAFEWAVSAAASSLVHVLEQGFSVRLLTDTGNSVPGEGGGGFSSGGQESAEAAGLMMDTLAVVGHSDGAGLSRAYDAVRGSGGGFDTGGGDGLLVAFFGDLDDVQTELAAKMRQRTSGAVAFVLDTAAWGGQPAPGHAVAPLAERLHRLRDAGWTALAAPPGVAFGELWRQAGTARVGTGTTGGRE from the coding sequence ATGAGCGCCGCTGCCCCGCGCGGCGCCGGCGGCGCGGGGGACGGCGGCGGGCTGCGTGCCTCGCTGTCGGGACTGACCACCCGCGGCCGCTCGTTCCTGGCCGCCGGGATAGCCGCCGCCGCGTGCGCGTACGTCCTGGGCCAGGGCGAACTGCTGCGGGTCGGCCTGCTGCTCATCCTCCTGCCGCTGATCTGCGTCTACGCCCTGCACCGCACCCGCTACCGGGTCTCCGGCAGCCGCCGGCTGAGCCCGGATCGGGTGCCCGCGGGCGCCGAGGCCCGGGTGCAGCTGCGCATGGACAACGTCTCCCGGCTGCCCACCGGCCTGCTGATGCTCCAGGACCGGGTGCCCTACGTACTGGGCCCGCGCCCGCGCTTCGTACTGGACCGGGTCGAGCCCGGCGGGCGCCGCGAGGTGTCCTACCGGGTCCGCTCCGACCTGCGCGGCCGCTATCCGCTGGGCCCGCTCCAGCTGCGGCTGACCGACCCCTTCGGGCTGGTCGAGCTGACCCGCTCCTTCAGCACCTACGACACCCTCACCGTCATCCCGCGCACCGAGCCGCTGCCGCCGGTCCGCCTCACGGGCGAGTCCAACGGCTACGGCGACGGCAGCCGCCGCTCGCTGGCCCTGGCCGGCGACGACGACGTGATCCCTCGCGGCTACCGGCGCGGCGACGACCTGCGCCGGGTGCACTGGCGCTCCACCGCCCGCTACGGCGAGCTGATGGTCCGCCGCGAGGAGCAGCCGCAGCGCAGCAGGGCCACCGTCCTGCTGGACACCCGGCGCCTGGCCTACGACGGCGCCGGCCCCGACTCCGCCTTCGAGTGGGCCGTCTCGGCGGCCGCGTCCAGCCTGGTGCACGTACTGGAACAGGGCTTCTCGGTGCGGCTGTTGACGGACACCGGCAACTCGGTGCCCGGCGAGGGCGGCGGCGGATTCTCCTCCGGCGGGCAGGAGTCCGCGGAGGCCGCCGGGCTGATGATGGACACCCTCGCGGTGGTCGGACACTCCGACGGCGCCGGACTCTCGCGGGCCTACGACGCGGTGCGCGGCAGCGGCGGCGGCTTCGACACGGGCGGCGGTGACGGGCTCCTCGTCGCGTTCTTCGGCGACCTGGACGACGTACAGACGGAGCTGGCGGCCAAGATGCGCCAGCGCACCTCGGGCGCGGTGGCCTTCGTCCTGGACACCGCGGCCTGGGGCGGACAACCCGCGCCGGGCCATGCCGTGGCCCCGCTGGCGGAGCGGCTGCACAGACTGCGCGACGCGGGCTGGACGGCGCTGGCCGCCCCGCCCGGGGTGGCCTTCGGCGAGCTGTGGCGACAGGCCGGGACCGCTCGCGTCGGTACGGGAACCACCGGAGGTCGGGAATGA
- a CDS encoding AAA family ATPase, whose amino-acid sequence MTTYDDRASLADLTSTAERVRHSVESVIEGKPEVVRLALTVLLAEGHLLIEDVPGVGKTMLAKTLAKSIDCSVQRIQFTPDLLPSDITGVSIYDQQRREFEFKPGAIFAQIVIGDEINRASPKTQSALLESMEERQVTIDGTTYTLPSPFMVVATQNPVEMEGTYPLPEAQRDRFMARVSVGYPSPEAELQMLDVHGGVSPLDDLTAVAHAHEIIKLIEAVREVYVAEPVRRYVVDLVSATRSHPDLRLGASPRATLHLLRAVKASAALAGRDYVLPDDVQALAAPVLAHRLLPTAQAQLNRRTSEQVVAEILQRTPVPAAHARGEMPPGAGIRGY is encoded by the coding sequence GTGACGACGTACGACGACCGAGCGAGCCTCGCGGATCTGACCAGCACGGCGGAGCGGGTGCGCCACTCGGTCGAGAGCGTGATCGAGGGCAAGCCCGAGGTCGTACGCCTCGCGCTGACCGTGCTGCTCGCCGAGGGGCACCTGCTGATCGAGGACGTGCCCGGCGTCGGCAAGACGATGCTCGCGAAGACGCTCGCGAAGTCCATCGACTGCTCGGTGCAGCGCATCCAGTTCACGCCTGACCTGCTGCCCTCCGACATCACCGGTGTCAGCATCTACGACCAGCAGCGCCGCGAGTTCGAGTTCAAGCCGGGCGCGATCTTCGCGCAGATCGTCATCGGCGACGAGATCAACCGTGCCTCGCCGAAGACCCAGTCCGCGCTGCTGGAGTCGATGGAGGAGCGCCAGGTCACCATCGACGGCACGACGTACACGCTGCCGAGCCCCTTCATGGTCGTCGCCACCCAGAACCCGGTGGAGATGGAGGGCACGTACCCGCTGCCCGAGGCCCAGCGCGACCGCTTCATGGCCCGCGTCTCCGTCGGCTACCCCAGCCCCGAGGCCGAGCTCCAGATGCTCGACGTGCACGGCGGGGTCTCCCCGCTCGACGACCTGACGGCCGTCGCGCACGCCCACGAGATCATCAAGCTGATAGAGGCGGTCCGCGAGGTGTACGTGGCCGAGCCGGTCCGGCGTTACGTCGTCGACCTGGTCTCCGCCACGCGCAGCCACCCCGACCTGCGGCTCGGCGCCTCTCCCCGGGCCACCCTGCACCTGCTGCGCGCCGTGAAGGCCTCCGCCGCGCTCGCCGGCCGGGACTACGTCCTGCCCGACGACGTGCAGGCGCTGGCCGCCCCGGTCCTCGCGCACCGGCTGCTGCCCACCGCGCAGGCCCAGCTCAACCGGCGCACCTCCGAGCAGGTCGTCGCCGAGATCCTCCAGCGCACCCCCGTCCCGGCCGCGCACGCCCGCGGCGAGATGCCGCCCGGCGCGGGCATCCGGGGCTACTGA
- a CDS encoding beta-class carbonic anhydrase, with translation MTFFVRPHARPLPAVTTNVVPMTTSASLPAESAPKASAGGSVTDRLVQANQRYAAKFSDPGMDARPVLQVAVVACMDARLDLHAALGLELGDCHTIRNAGGVVTDDTIRSLTISQRALGTRTVILIHHTGCGLESLTEDFRHELEDEVGQRPAWAVEAFRDVDQDVRQSMQRVRTNPFLPFKDDVRGFVFDVHTGLLREIDPSS, from the coding sequence TTGACGTTCTTTGTCCGACCTCACGCGAGGCCTTTACCGGCCGTGACCACTAACGTCGTACCCATGACGACTTCCGCATCCCTGCCTGCCGAGTCCGCCCCGAAGGCATCCGCCGGCGGATCCGTCACCGACCGGCTCGTCCAGGCGAACCAGCGCTACGCCGCGAAGTTCTCCGACCCCGGCATGGACGCCCGCCCCGTCCTGCAGGTGGCCGTCGTCGCGTGCATGGACGCCCGGCTCGACCTGCACGCCGCTCTCGGTCTGGAGCTGGGCGACTGCCACACGATCCGCAACGCGGGCGGCGTGGTCACCGACGACACCATCCGCTCCCTCACCATCAGCCAGCGGGCGCTGGGCACCCGCACGGTGATACTCATCCACCACACCGGCTGCGGTCTCGAAAGCCTGACCGAGGACTTCCGGCACGAGCTGGAGGACGAGGTCGGCCAGCGTCCCGCCTGGGCCGTCGAGGCCTTCCGGGACGTGGACCAGGACGTCCGCCAGTCGATGCAGCGGGTTCGCACGAACCCCTTCCTTCCCTTCAAGGACGATGTGCGAGGCTTCGTCTTCGATGTGCACACCGGGCTCCTGCGGGAGATCGATCCCAGCTCTTGA
- the rsmH gene encoding 16S rRNA (cytosine(1402)-N(4))-methyltransferase RsmH, with protein MLQRCLDLLAPALERPGAVVVDCTLGLGGHSEALLTRFPEAHLIGLDRDKEALRLSGERLAPFGDRATLVHAIYADLAEVLDGLGIPSVQGILFDLGVSSMQLDEADRGFAYAQDAPLDMRMDQTTGISAAEVLNTYAPGELVRILRQYGEEKQAKRIVSAVVRERDKEPFTNSARLVELIRDSLPQAAKRTGGNPAKRTFQALRIEVNGELSGLERAIPAAVDRIAVGGRIAVLSYHSLEDRLVKQVFAAGATSTAPPGLPVVPEKYQPKLKLLTRGAELPTEEEIAENRRAAPARFRGVERIREARL; from the coding sequence ATGCTCCAGCGGTGCCTGGACCTGTTGGCCCCGGCGCTGGAGAGGCCCGGGGCCGTCGTCGTCGACTGCACCCTCGGCCTCGGCGGCCACAGCGAGGCCCTGCTGACCCGGTTCCCCGAGGCCCACCTGATCGGCCTCGACCGCGACAAGGAGGCCCTGCGGCTCTCCGGGGAGCGACTCGCGCCCTTCGGCGACCGGGCCACCCTCGTCCACGCGATCTACGCCGACCTCGCCGAGGTCCTGGACGGGCTGGGCATCCCGTCCGTCCAGGGCATCCTCTTCGACCTGGGCGTCTCCTCCATGCAGCTGGACGAGGCCGACCGCGGGTTCGCGTACGCGCAGGACGCGCCGCTGGACATGCGGATGGACCAGACGACGGGCATCAGCGCCGCCGAGGTGCTGAACACCTACGCGCCCGGCGAGCTCGTACGGATCCTGCGCCAGTACGGCGAGGAGAAGCAGGCCAAGCGGATCGTGTCCGCGGTCGTCCGGGAGCGCGACAAGGAGCCCTTCACCAACAGCGCCCGGCTCGTCGAGCTGATCCGCGACTCCCTGCCGCAGGCCGCCAAGCGGACCGGCGGCAACCCGGCCAAGCGGACCTTCCAGGCCCTGCGCATCGAGGTCAACGGCGAGCTGTCCGGGCTGGAGCGCGCCATCCCGGCGGCGGTGGACCGGATCGCGGTCGGCGGCCGGATCGCGGTGCTCTCGTACCACTCGCTGGAGGACCGCCTGGTCAAGCAGGTCTTCGCGGCGGGCGCGACCTCCACGGCCCCGCCCGGGCTGCCGGTGGTCCCCGAGAAGTACCAGCCGAAGCTGAAGCTGCTGACACGCGGCGCGGAGCTGCCGACCGAGGAGGAGATCGCCGAGAACCGGCGGGCCGCCCCGGCGAGGTTCCGCGGAGTCGAACGCATCCGGGAGGCGCGACTGTGA